From Amycolatopsis sp. WQ 127309:
TATTCCCCCTGATATCACCGATAACCACGATCGGCCCCGGTTTCGGGCCCGGACCATTCTCACTGTCCTGAATGGACGAATAAGTCGCTCGTCAGGAACGCGGCCCGTACGTTTTCCGGCTTTCGACGTTTCCCGCGGCGTCGTGGACGAAATGCGTGACCCGCTTCCGGCGCGCCATCGTGCGCCCGGACGACACCGCGTCGCTGCGGCGGGCCGAGGTGTTCGAGGCGCGGACGCCGCCCTCGATCCGGTTCTTCCACAGTCCGTCTTCGTAGTACGTGTGCACGTCTCCGCGAGTCACGCCGACGCCTTTCACCGTGGGTGGGCCGTCCTACCCACGGTGGGTGCCCTTCCCGGTGCGGCACAAACGCGGTGCCGCCGATCAAGGGCTCAAGTGCCGCCCGGGCCGGGGGCGCCCGAGTCGAGCACGGTCACGACCCGGTCGATCCCGGCGAGGCCGATCACCCGCCGGACCCGGCGCGGTGCGAGGACGACGAACCTCGTTCCGCGGTCGGCGCAGCGCCCCTGCACGGTCACCAGCGTCGAGATGCCGGCGGAGCTGAAGAAGGTCACGGAGTCGAGGTCGAGCGTGAGCCGGCGCGGGCCGCCGGCGAGCTCCGCGGTCAGCGCGTCCTCCAGGACGGGGCTGGTCGAGGCGTCGACCTCGCCGCGCGCCCGCACGCTCACGTCGCCGTCACCGGCGCTCTGCCGGGTCACCGTGAGCAGGTCGTCGGCGGGTCCGGTGCCGTCCGGGCGCGGCGTCTCCATGGCAGCTCCTCCACTCGCGTGGCCGGTTCCATCCCACCAGGTCCGGCGGCGGATACCAAGGGGCTAGCTCGGGCCAGCTTCGTCCTTGGGGCAGGCGAGGCCGGGCTCCGCGCAGCCGAGGCGGCCCCACACCACCTTGCCGTCGTCGTGGTAGCTCGCGCCCCAGGCGAGGCACAGCTGGTCGACGAGCAGCAGCCCGCGGCCGCCGTGGTCGTCGGGGACGCGCAGCCGCGGCGAGCTGCCGCTGGTGTCGGCGACCGCCACGGTGATCTCGCAGGGGTCGGCGAGCCGGTGGAGCC
This genomic window contains:
- a CDS encoding ATP-binding protein, whose translation is MTWARDDQAGWQILDVTGRDRTDSASARHWAEARLATLGEPHRLDVLMVIGELLDNAYQHADGPTQVRLHRLADPCEITVAVADTSGSSPRLRVPDDHGGRGLLLVDQLCLAWGASYHDDGKVVWGRLGCAEPGLACPKDEAGPS
- a CDS encoding STAS domain-containing protein — protein: METPRPDGTGPADDLLTVTRQSAGDGDVSVRARGEVDASTSPVLEDALTAELAGGPRRLTLDLDSVTFFSSAGISTLVTVQGRCADRGTRFVVLAPRRVRRVIGLAGIDRVVTVLDSGAPGPGGT
- a CDS encoding DUF2188 domain-containing protein; the protein is MTRGDVHTYYEDGLWKNRIEGGVRASNTSARRSDAVSSGRTMARRKRVTHFVHDAAGNVESRKTYGPRS